Proteins found in one Gammaproteobacteria bacterium genomic segment:
- the wrbA gene encoding NAD(P)H:quinone oxidoreductase codes for MGPILVLYYSRHGATRDMAYKIARGVEQVPVEVKIRTVPAVSANCEATESDIPESGDVYAELSDLEECSGLIMGSPTRFGNMAAPLKYFLDGTSGLWLKGALENKPAAVFTSTSSMHGGQESTLLSMMLPLLHHGMVMAGLPYSEPDLAKTSTGGTPYGASHVSGHSGDLPVSDEESRLCIALGKRVAGLALKLADQ; via the coding sequence ATGGGCCCAATTCTTGTTCTTTACTACAGTCGCCATGGTGCTACACGTGATATGGCATATAAAATTGCGCGTGGTGTTGAACAAGTACCTGTTGAAGTGAAGATACGTACGGTGCCTGCTGTTTCAGCCAATTGCGAGGCCACTGAGTCAGATATTCCGGAATCGGGTGATGTGTACGCTGAACTGTCTGATTTGGAAGAATGTTCAGGATTAATCATGGGTAGCCCTACGCGATTTGGCAATATGGCAGCGCCTTTGAAGTATTTCTTAGATGGCACCAGTGGGTTGTGGTTAAAAGGTGCGTTGGAAAATAAACCTGCGGCTGTGTTTACGTCTACTAGTAGCATGCATGGTGGGCAGGAAAGCACTTTGCTTTCTATGATGTTACCGTTACTTCACCACGGCATGGTGATGGCAGGTTTGCCTTATAGTGAACCTGATTTAGCGAAAACTTCTACGGGTGGCACGCCTTATGGCGCTAGTCATGTGTCTGGGCATTCTGGTGATTTACCCGTGAGCGATGAGGAGTCTCGGCTTTGTATTGCATTAGGTAAACGGGTTGCTGGCTTGGCTTTGAAACTTGCTGACCAATAA
- the pmbA gene encoding metalloprotease PmbA, translated as MSSSLDITINDDSLKSLLSHAVEYARGNGADQVEVAASNDKGYSVTARLGEVETVEHHNQRSMGVTVYRGKAKGAASTNIVSSEAINRAIDSALEIAKFTAEDDCAGLADAELMATDYPQLDLDHPWDIEPDSALEQAILCEQVARDDKRVVNSEGASVSSINTHLCYANSHGFTGEYRGTRHSISCSVIAGDDKGMQRDYWYAVDRNANNLEDVESVGAMARERTVRRLGARGMKTCSVPILFEPSLARSLVGHLVSAISGGALYRQASFLVDSINKKILPSWLTITEDPHMIGGLGSVPFDNEGVRTQSRNVVEDGVLQGYVLSSYSARKLGMQTTANAGGVHNIQMTHSNKSQQDLLNDMGTGLLVTELIGHGVNTVTGDYSRGASGFWVENGEIQYPVEEITVAGNLEDMFMNIAAIGNDTDRRGNIQCGSILVDNMTVAGGS; from the coding sequence ATGAGCTCATCTTTAGATATAACAATTAATGACGATTCGTTGAAATCGTTACTTTCACATGCCGTGGAATATGCGCGTGGAAATGGAGCTGATCAAGTCGAAGTTGCAGCAAGTAATGATAAGGGATATTCAGTTACCGCGCGTTTGGGTGAAGTTGAAACTGTAGAGCATCATAACCAACGTTCAATGGGCGTGACTGTATATCGAGGTAAAGCAAAAGGGGCAGCAAGTACAAATATTGTTAGTTCGGAAGCCATTAATCGTGCTATTGATTCTGCGTTGGAAATTGCAAAGTTTACTGCAGAAGATGATTGTGCAGGTCTTGCTGATGCAGAGTTAATGGCTACAGATTATCCGCAGCTAGACTTAGATCATCCGTGGGATATTGAGCCCGATAGTGCATTAGAACAAGCAATTCTTTGTGAACAAGTTGCTCGTGATGATAAACGTGTAGTGAATTCTGAAGGTGCCAGTGTTAGCAGTATTAACACACATCTTTGTTACGCAAACTCACATGGGTTTACTGGTGAATATCGAGGTACACGTCATAGTATTAGTTGTTCTGTGATTGCAGGCGACGACAAAGGAATGCAGCGCGATTACTGGTATGCAGTAGATAGGAATGCAAATAATCTTGAAGATGTTGAATCAGTAGGCGCCATGGCGCGAGAAAGAACGGTTCGCCGCTTAGGTGCGAGAGGCATGAAAACGTGTTCTGTGCCTATCCTGTTTGAGCCATCATTAGCACGATCATTAGTTGGCCATTTGGTCTCTGCTATTAGTGGTGGTGCGCTTTATCGTCAAGCATCATTTTTAGTGGACTCAATTAACAAAAAAATATTGCCATCTTGGCTGACAATCACTGAAGATCCTCACATGATTGGTGGTTTGGGAAGTGTGCCATTTGACAATGAAGGCGTACGCACACAATCAAGAAATGTTGTTGAAGATGGAGTACTCCAGGGTTATGTATTAAGTAGTTACTCCGCACGTAAATTGGGCATGCAAACTACAGCAAATGCGGGTGGTGTACACAATATACAGATGACCCATAGTAATAAGTCACAACAAGATCTACTCAATGATATGGGCACAGGCTTATTAGTGACTGAGTTAATTGGCCATGGTGTCAACACAGTCACTGGCGATTATTCACGAGGCGCATCAGGTTTTTGGGTGGAAAATGGTGAAATTCAATATCCGGTAGAAGAAATTACCGTAGCAGGAAACTTAGAGGATATGTTTATGAATATCGCCGCAATCGGTAATGACACAGATAGACGTGGCAATATTCAGTGTGGTTCTATCTTGGTTGATAATATGACGGTTGCTGGAGGTTCGTAG
- the purN gene encoding phosphoribosylglycinamide formyltransferase, with amino-acid sequence MSHSANKIGVLVSGGGTNLQSIIDKIHFGDCAAEIECVVSNVADAYALKRADNANIPHHVISHKKFAGRAEFEQALIKTLDSYDIDIIVLAGFMRVLESTFISHYLGRILNIHPSLLPKYSGLNTHQRVLNNGDSSHGCSVHFATTELDGGPVILQASVPVLDNDDVEILAKRVLQQEHIIYPKCVQWLCENRIYYQDGCAYFDKQLLTSPLQLEHVQ; translated from the coding sequence ATGAGCCATTCCGCTAACAAGATAGGTGTGCTTGTCTCTGGCGGCGGCACAAACCTGCAATCTATTATTGATAAAATTCACTTCGGTGATTGCGCTGCTGAGATTGAGTGTGTCGTCAGTAATGTTGCTGATGCTTATGCGTTGAAACGTGCAGATAATGCAAACATCCCACATCATGTTATTTCTCATAAGAAATTCGCTGGTCGCGCTGAGTTTGAACAAGCATTAATTAAAACATTGGATAGCTATGATATAGATATCATTGTCCTCGCAGGTTTTATGCGTGTGCTTGAATCTACCTTTATATCTCATTACCTTGGGCGAATACTCAATATTCACCCATCTTTATTACCCAAATATAGCGGTTTAAATACCCACCAACGAGTATTAAATAACGGCGATTCGTCACATGGTTGTAGTGTGCACTTTGCTACTACGGAACTTGATGGCGGCCCAGTGATCTTACAAGCAAGCGTTCCAGTTTTGGACAATGATGACGTAGAAATACTGGCAAAACGCGTATTACAACAAGAACATATAATTTACCCTAAATGTGTACAGTGGTTATGCGAAAACAGAATTTATTATCAGGATGGTTGCGCGTATTTCGACAAGCAACTATTAACCTCACCTTTGCAGCTCGAGCACGTACAATAG
- the purM gene encoding phosphoribosylformylglycinamidine cyclo-ligase, with amino-acid sequence MGLTYKDAGVDIDAGNELVNRIKGAVKSTHREGVMSDIGGFGGLFELASHKYKNPILVSGTDGVGTKLKLAHQLNKHDTIGIDLVAMCVNDVIVQGAEPLFFLDYFATGKLEVEDSAAVVTGIAEGCKQAGAALIGGETAEMPGMYGNGEYDLAGFCVGVADKDKLITGDNINSGDVIIGMHSSGVHSNGFSLVNKLLEQKNFSLSNSFEASTLGETLLTPTKIYVKALLEIIADNSIHGLCHVTGGGITENLPRVLPDNVYAEVNLQSWKRLPIFDWIQEQGNVADEEMLRVFNCGIGMLVVAKQNDADSIINACSNHNINADVIGEVKTSEGASHVIYT; translated from the coding sequence ATGGGACTCACATATAAAGACGCAGGCGTCGATATTGATGCCGGCAACGAACTTGTTAACAGAATCAAAGGCGCTGTCAAAAGCACTCACCGCGAAGGAGTGATGTCCGATATTGGTGGATTTGGCGGGCTATTCGAATTAGCCTCGCACAAATATAAAAACCCTATTCTGGTCTCAGGCACTGATGGTGTGGGCACCAAATTGAAATTAGCCCATCAATTAAACAAGCACGACACCATTGGTATCGATTTAGTTGCTATGTGTGTCAACGATGTGATTGTGCAAGGCGCAGAACCTTTATTTTTCCTTGATTACTTCGCTACCGGAAAACTTGAAGTAGAGGATAGCGCTGCTGTAGTGACTGGTATTGCCGAAGGCTGCAAGCAAGCAGGTGCTGCATTGATTGGTGGAGAAACTGCTGAGATGCCAGGCATGTATGGCAATGGCGAATATGACCTTGCTGGTTTTTGTGTTGGCGTAGCAGATAAAGACAAACTAATCACTGGTGACAACATTAATTCTGGTGACGTCATTATTGGCATGCATTCTAGCGGCGTACATTCAAATGGCTTTTCTCTGGTGAATAAATTGTTAGAACAGAAAAATTTTTCGCTAAGTAATTCATTTGAGGCTAGCACCTTAGGTGAAACATTATTAACACCTACAAAAATTTATGTGAAAGCGCTATTAGAAATAATCGCTGACAACTCTATACATGGACTATGCCATGTAACAGGTGGTGGCATCACTGAAAACCTGCCGCGTGTTTTACCAGATAATGTATACGCAGAAGTTAATTTACAAAGCTGGAAACGTTTACCTATTTTTGATTGGATTCAGGAGCAAGGTAATGTTGCGGATGAAGAAATGTTACGCGTATTTAACTGTGGCATTGGCATGTTAGTCGTGGCTAAACAAAATGATGCAGACAGCATAATAAATGCTTGTTCTAATCATAATATTAATGCTGATGTGATTGGTGAAGTTAAAACAAGCGAAGGTGCTTCCCATGTCATTTACACATGA
- a CDS encoding DUF2069 domain-containing protein — MYYKLTLLSYFVLLFGQVLWIGWLNPVTIIPKSVTLLFIVAPLLLPLRGLLNENFKTFKWVTLFIWAYFTIGIWNCANESQWPLGALQVSMSLLIFVGTVMYCRTHDTRPKKEA, encoded by the coding sequence ATGTATTACAAACTCACGCTCCTTAGTTATTTCGTTTTATTGTTTGGCCAAGTGCTTTGGATTGGCTGGCTTAACCCTGTGACGATTATTCCTAAGAGTGTTACTTTGTTATTTATTGTCGCCCCTTTGTTGCTTCCTTTGCGTGGTTTGCTGAATGAAAACTTTAAAACGTTTAAGTGGGTGACTTTATTTATATGGGCGTATTTTACAATTGGTATTTGGAACTGCGCCAATGAGTCTCAGTGGCCTCTGGGTGCTTTACAAGTATCCATGAGTTTATTAATTTTTGTTGGCACGGTGATGTATTGCCGCACACACGATACTCGGCCTAAGAAGGAAGCGTAG
- a CDS encoding DUF3108 domain-containing protein, giving the protein MKNTFITFLLLLATSVSAQDFSLALATPNMPPAFTAEYAVKVSGMNVGTLDVNLSQTDPENWTYHSSSSALGLAAMFVGSNAITDTSKLTLLDGTIRPMFYERIRKTKSVDKSERVFYQWHKQLAQSEYKDRKQEINLTDLTTDKFTLQLLIMANIKNIPEKITLPVISKAKLKEYQIVNLGEVKLNTIYGERDTILIERIKDDSSYRIWADPASHGLPLQIERIKEGKTEYIVKIQDSSLHEASEKITMQSTNLQQPSYYQPR; this is encoded by the coding sequence ATGAAAAATACTTTTATCACATTCTTATTGTTATTAGCGACTAGCGTTTCTGCGCAAGACTTCAGCCTAGCACTGGCTACTCCCAATATGCCACCTGCATTCACTGCCGAGTATGCGGTTAAAGTTAGCGGAATGAACGTGGGAACACTGGATGTAAATTTGTCTCAAACTGACCCAGAAAATTGGACTTATCATTCCAGCTCAAGCGCATTGGGTTTAGCTGCAATGTTTGTCGGTAGCAATGCAATAACTGATACTTCCAAACTAACATTACTGGATGGCACGATTCGTCCAATGTTTTATGAGCGCATTCGAAAAACCAAAAGCGTTGATAAAAGTGAACGAGTATTTTATCAATGGCATAAACAATTAGCTCAATCTGAATATAAAGATCGTAAACAGGAAATAAATTTAACCGATCTGACCACTGACAAATTCACATTACAATTGCTGATAATGGCAAATATAAAAAATATTCCTGAAAAAATAACCTTGCCAGTTATCTCTAAAGCCAAACTAAAAGAGTATCAAATTGTTAACCTAGGTGAAGTCAAACTCAATACCATTTATGGTGAACGCGATACAATTTTAATTGAACGCATAAAAGATGATTCTTCTTATAGAATCTGGGCAGACCCTGCTTCACATGGTTTACCGCTGCAAATAGAGAGAATTAAAGAAGGTAAAACAGAATATATTGTGAAAATTCAAGATAGTTCGCTACATGAAGCTAGCGAAAAGATTACAATGCAGTCTACGAACCTCCAGCAACCGTCATATTATCAACCAAGATAG
- a CDS encoding CDP-alcohol phosphatidyltransferase family protein, with amino-acid sequence MLKAKYIPNAITSARILCVPCLIWMLFHHQFERSLILVLLMGVSDALDGFLARCYGWKTALGAYLDPLADKLMLLSTFIAFAALGWVPWWLAAIIVARDVILLTSAFYYHLSTRQLKIEPLTISKINTFAQIILAASLIYAQVGPLHVQILNVLMTIVACTTVGSGMSYAMEWSRRASKYAQKHM; translated from the coding sequence ATGTTAAAGGCTAAATACATACCTAATGCAATAACTAGTGCTCGGATTCTTTGTGTTCCTTGTTTGATTTGGATGCTTTTCCATCATCAATTTGAACGTTCCCTTATACTAGTCTTGCTTATGGGAGTGTCTGATGCACTCGATGGATTTCTTGCTCGTTGTTATGGTTGGAAAACAGCCTTAGGCGCATATTTAGATCCATTAGCAGATAAATTAATGTTACTCAGCACATTCATCGCATTTGCAGCGTTAGGCTGGGTGCCTTGGTGGTTAGCAGCTATTATCGTTGCGCGTGATGTTATTCTGCTAACAAGCGCATTCTATTATCATCTGTCTACCCGGCAATTAAAAATAGAGCCGTTGACAATCAGTAAGATAAATACTTTTGCACAAATCATTTTGGCGGCAAGTTTGATTTATGCGCAAGTTGGTCCATTGCATGTGCAAATTTTAAACGTGCTCATGACCATTGTTGCCTGTACGACCGTTGGTAGTGGTATGAGTTATGCCATGGAATGGTCGCGCCGAGCATCTAAGTATGCTCAGAAGCATATGTAG
- the tldD gene encoding metalloprotease TldD, which yields MDNLDIARNHLLVPTGLTDEDVNKALSAALGGSIDAADLYFQSTTRESWSLDDGIVKDASFNLEHGVGVRAMSGDKTGFAYSDDIAMAALLESSHAARSIAKSTGTNELQSWRVQTGHTLYTPDNPLSVLSENEKMDLLRAADTTAREADSRVKQVMVSLVGTHEVILIARSDGTLAADVRPLVRFNVSVIAEQNGRREQGSMGGGGRYDYKEFIASDAANEFSREAVRQALVNLDAKDAPAGNMTVVLGPGWPGVLLHEAIGHGLEGDFNRKGTSAFSNRIGERVASPGVTVVDDGTLPNRRGSLNIDDEGTPTQCTTLIEDGILKGYMQDRLNGQLSKTASTGNGRRESYAHQTMPRMTNTYMLAGERDPEEILASVDKGFYAVNFGGGQVDITSGKFVFSASEAYMVENGKITYPVKGATLIGDGPDVLTRVGMIGNDLKLDTGVGTCGKEGQSVPVGVGQPTMRIDGITVGGTQA from the coding sequence ATGGATAATTTAGATATCGCACGTAATCATCTGCTTGTGCCGACTGGCTTAACTGATGAGGATGTTAATAAGGCATTGAGTGCAGCACTAGGTGGCTCTATAGATGCTGCTGACTTGTATTTTCAGTCCACAACTCGTGAGTCATGGTCATTAGATGATGGCATTGTTAAAGATGCGAGTTTTAATCTCGAGCATGGTGTCGGTGTTCGTGCTATGTCAGGTGATAAAACAGGATTTGCATACTCTGATGATATAGCAATGGCTGCATTATTAGAGTCTTCGCATGCCGCGCGTAGTATTGCTAAATCAACAGGGACAAATGAATTGCAGTCATGGCGCGTGCAAACCGGGCACACGCTCTATACACCAGACAATCCATTGTCAGTATTAAGTGAAAACGAAAAAATGGATTTGTTACGTGCAGCAGACACTACTGCTCGTGAAGCTGACTCACGTGTAAAACAAGTAATGGTGAGTTTAGTGGGAACGCATGAAGTGATATTAATTGCGCGTAGTGATGGCACACTAGCTGCCGATGTGCGTCCTTTAGTTAGATTTAATGTCAGCGTTATTGCTGAACAAAATGGTCGTCGTGAGCAGGGATCTATGGGTGGTGGCGGTCGTTATGACTATAAAGAATTTATTGCGTCTGATGCCGCTAATGAATTTTCACGCGAAGCAGTGCGTCAAGCATTAGTTAATCTCGATGCCAAAGACGCACCGGCGGGCAACATGACAGTGGTGTTAGGACCAGGTTGGCCAGGAGTATTGTTGCATGAAGCTATTGGCCATGGTCTAGAAGGTGATTTCAATCGTAAAGGTACTTCAGCATTTAGTAATCGTATAGGTGAGCGAGTAGCAAGCCCAGGTGTCACTGTGGTTGATGATGGCACATTGCCTAATCGTAGAGGTTCACTCAATATTGATGATGAGGGTACGCCAACGCAATGCACGACATTAATTGAAGACGGTATCTTAAAAGGCTACATGCAAGACAGACTAAATGGTCAGCTTTCAAAAACAGCATCAACTGGTAATGGGCGTCGTGAATCTTATGCGCATCAAACTATGCCAAGAATGACAAACACATATATGTTAGCAGGCGAGCGTGATCCTGAAGAAATTTTAGCATCGGTAGATAAAGGGTTTTATGCGGTTAATTTCGGTGGTGGCCAAGTAGATATCACTTCTGGCAAATTCGTATTTTCCGCATCAGAAGCATACATGGTTGAAAATGGGAAAATTACATATCCCGTTAAAGGTGCCACATTAATTGGCGATGGCCCTGACGTGTTAACCCGTGTAGGAATGATAGGTAATGATCTTAAGCTCGACACTGGAGTAGGCACTTGTGGTAAAGAGGGTCAAAGTGTTCCTGTTGGTGTAGGGCAACCTACTATGCGTATTGATGGTATTACTGTTGGTGGCACTCAAGCTTAG
- the hda gene encoding DnaA regulatory inactivator Hda: MNSSNPQQALNLQLAQANTFETYYPGSDATLVSVLKNVASGVLEEPQIFLWGVEGTGKTHLLQAMCRIASESHKRAMYIPMKDLLTQDPASIGELQDLDLVCIDDVQVIAKNPQWEKALFNFINHHRSQKTIIVISSLSEPTETLFELADLNSRAVWGPVYKLTPLEEPQLNDALNFHVKVRGLDLSDEVKNYLLTRYKRDVSSMVKMVDVLDKASLEEQRKVTIPFLKKTLATLPS, translated from the coding sequence ATGAATTCAAGTAATCCTCAACAGGCGCTTAACCTACAGCTTGCGCAAGCCAATACTTTTGAAACCTATTACCCGGGTTCAGATGCGACATTAGTGAGTGTGCTAAAGAATGTGGCATCAGGCGTACTAGAGGAGCCGCAAATTTTTCTATGGGGCGTTGAAGGCACTGGGAAAACACATCTATTACAAGCCATGTGTCGAATTGCTTCGGAGTCACATAAGCGTGCTATGTATATTCCAATGAAAGATTTATTAACCCAAGACCCTGCAAGTATAGGAGAACTACAAGACTTGGATTTAGTGTGTATTGATGATGTTCAAGTAATAGCAAAAAACCCGCAATGGGAAAAAGCGTTATTTAATTTTATCAACCATCATCGTTCGCAGAAAACCATTATTGTTATTTCTTCACTGTCAGAACCAACAGAAACATTGTTTGAATTGGCTGATCTAAATTCACGTGCAGTGTGGGGGCCGGTATACAAATTAACACCGTTAGAAGAACCACAATTAAACGATGCTTTGAATTTTCATGTAAAAGTGCGTGGATTGGACCTGAGTGATGAAGTTAAAAATTACTTACTGACACGTTACAAGCGTGATGTATCAAGCATGGTGAAAATGGTAGACGTGTTAGACAAAGCGTCACTAGAAGAACAACGCAAAGTGACTATTCCTTTCTTAAAGAAAACGCTAGCTACGCTTCCTTCTTAG